One Columba livia isolate bColLiv1 breed racing homer chromosome 26, bColLiv1.pat.W.v2, whole genome shotgun sequence genomic window, TCTCTGATTTGACGGTGGACAGCGGACAGACAGGTTGGTGACATGGGCGGCTGGGACCCCATGATATGTGTTTGGGGACAGCACCCCTTTTTCGAGGGGGGAACGAAAGTGGGAGCTGCTCACCCCCACTAGGCTGGcagaggggatggggagtcCTGGGATGGGAAGAAATGGGGGTCTCTGCTTTTGTGGTGTGGCTGGGGGGTAttggggggcaggatggggTTGGGGGGTGGCTGTGGGTGCCTGGGTAGTGTGAGGGAGGAGTGACATGGGAATGAGGGTTTTGCAGCCTGGGGACACACATGTGCCCATGGGAGCTTCACCACTGTTTCTCTCCGCTGCATGGATTGCTACAACTATGCCGGAAGATCTGCACTTTTGGGGCTTCTTCAAATTCGGAATTGTAGATGGATGCTTGGCCGCCAGACCGTCTCTGTCCGCCATTGTCAAGGATGGGGGCGTGGCTTTCAGGAAGCTGATGGCCCTAGCCAAGTCACTCAGTGAGTGGTCCCAGCGCAGTGTTGCGGGGTCCATGGGTCACCCCCGTGCACCCCATGTTTCTGTTTCCCTGGgtggcaccagcagcaaggagggGGTCTGGGGTGGCCATGGCAGTGGGGACCCCTGGGGTCCCACCCACTCTGGGGTACCTGGTGTGGCCCCATAAGGTGGTGTGGTGGGGGGGCTGCTCCTCCTTGGGGTGCTCCCCCGGgctatggggtgcagtggggcCCCATGCAGGGGCTGGGGACGCTAGGGCtgatttcttctcctcttcctcagagATGGCAGAACTCTGCACATCTGTGTGGGCTGCCCTGATGGCCATCGGGACTCTCATCGGGGCTGCCATTGGGGTTGCCGTGATGTGAGCCCCCACATTCCTCCCAGGACCCTCACTGCTGTTTGCTGGGACCCCCTGCATCTCTCCCGTGCACCCCTTCCCCCCCACGCTGTATCTGACCCCCGCAAACAAACACGTCCCAAAGCCGAGCTCCGACTCTTCCTCCGGTCCTGATACGCCCAGCagggggggccggggcgggaCTGTTTCGGTTCCGCCGTCATTTCAGGGCGACGGGCAGCGCAGCCGGTAGGTCCAGCGGGTTCGGGTGGGCACTGGGCACCCCGGGGTTGCCCCTTCTCCCCCCGCCTCCCGGCCCGGGAGCAGCGGGGCCGTCCGAGAGAGGCTTTCCTGCCCGCCCccctttcctgcctttttccttcttagCAATGAAAAACATCGCAAGAATGACCATTGGAGCGGCTCTCGGAGCAGGTGAGGGTCCGGCGGTCCCATCTCCCCGATGGCAGTTGGGGacccggccgggctggggggctgcgggtgctgggGAGACTTTGGGTGCAGCTGGGAGGGAGGGGGTAGCGCTGGCCTGTGCCTGGCGATCCATctgcaccagctgctgcagccctgcacagctccGTTCTCCTCCCAAGGATGGGGTGTCCCcgtccctgcaccccacagccctCACTCCCTGCTCTGACCCCTCTGTCCTTTCTGGGAGGCTGGATCCAGTGCTGGTGTTAGGGGGACATGGCGGGTCCCAGACACCGCACTGACACTGCCATGTCCTCCCTGCAGGATTGTTACTTGTTGGCATCCCGATGGCCATCGGTGCGCTGGGCTTTACTTCAGCTGGCATCGCTGCGGGGTCCGTGGCTGCCAAGATGATGCCGGCAGCTGCCATCGCCAACGGCGGAGGAGTGGCTGCCGGTAGCAGCGTGGCCGTGCTGCAGTCCATCGGTGAgtggggcgggcggggggctgAGCTGCGCTGGGCTCATCCCTGGAGGGTTCCGTGGGGTTACGTGCTGTAGAGCCAAACCAGCCCTTGAACCTGTCAGAGGGCTAAATCACCCAAAAGTGTGGCTGAGGGATAAATCCGCAATGTGGTGGGGACACTCAGGACTTGCCGGGGTAGGGCACCCAAGGCTGAGGACGTCAGGGCTATGCAGGTGGGCGTCTGCTCTCCTGCGGTCACCGCTGGCCGGCGCCGGGGAGGCACGGGTTGCgctgggggagcagagctgctccaggcCGGCACAGTTCACAGAGCTCCTTGGCTGTTGCTGCCTGGTGCTCAGTCCCTTCACAGGCAGCATCCATGCTCCCGGAGATCAcacctctttgtttctttgcaggagctgcaggctgctctcTTGGTACCAAAATTGGGCTAGGGACGCTCGGTTCAGCAGCTGGCGCCACACTGTTCAAGAGGAACACTCCCAAGTGATGCCAAGGAGGTGCCAGCGCCCACGGTTCTTGCCAGGCCAGGCCAGAGCCGGGAAGCCCCTGCAGACCCCCTGCGACTCATCTACCCTCCTAAGAGCTGCGGATCTGCTTGAGCAATGAGTGGATTGAACCCAACAAAGATGCTTTGCAGGTGGGGCTGTTGTTTGTGGTGGTTGGTGTGCGGTCACTGCCGACGTACCCATCAAGCGCCTTGGGATTCACGGTGGCCCAGGAACAGACATCATACAGGCAATGAGGGTGTACTCTTTTATTAAGGTTAAAGGTTTTTAATCACTTTTCCAGAATACAGATACGATTCAAACAAAAACTATTTTTG contains:
- the LOC135576424 gene encoding interferon alpha-inducible protein 27-like protein 2A, translated to MKNIARMTIGAALGAGLLLVGIPMAIGALGFTSAGIAAGSVAAKMMPAAAIANGGGVAAGSSVAVLQSIGAAGCSLGTKIGLGTLGSAAGATLFKRNTPK